One stretch of Glycine soja cultivar W05 chromosome 7, ASM419377v2, whole genome shotgun sequence DNA includes these proteins:
- the LOC114420405 gene encoding uncharacterized protein LOC114420405, producing the protein MERNLVFATRDDVFNWAHSVVYDIGFVAVIMRSDTNIGNRGRISYVLIGYERSGKYRAYKKDLVQTVTASKKCGCLSKLQVKPVLGGESWIVKLICVSHNHTLTKSLVGHPYVDQLTKDDKTIIGDMTKSMVKPKNILLTLKEHNGTSCTTMKQVYNARYERHL; encoded by the exons ATGGAGAGGAACCTg gtgtttgctacCCGTGATGATGTTTTCAATTGGGCTCACTCTGTTGTGTATGATATTGGTTTTGTGGCGGTGATAATGAGGTCAGACACAAATATTGGAAATAGAGGAAGGATCTcatatgttttaattggttatgAGAGGAGTGGAAAATACAGGGCATACAAGAAAGATTTAGTACAAACAGTTACTGCTAGTAAAAAATGTGGATGTCTCTCTAAGCTGCAAGTGAAACCAGTGTTGGGAGGTGAATCATGGATAGTGAAGTTAATATGTGTGAGTCATAATCATACATTGActaagtcattagttggacatccatatgttgATCAATTGACCAAGGATGATAAGACTATTATtggtgatatgacaaagtcaatggtcaAACCAAAGAATATTCTTCTGacattgaaggagcacaatggcACTAGTTGTACAACAATGAAGCAagtatacaatgcaagatatgAAAGACATCTGTAA